Proteins encoded within one genomic window of Nonomuraea gerenzanensis:
- a CDS encoding alpha/beta hydrolase, which yields MSETFTPVTPVLEPAAAAFAEATSQPPFLYQLPPAEGRRTVEEVQSGEIAEPAVDEEWITVQGGPTGSVRARVVRPAGTTGTLPVVLYIHGAGWVFGNARTHDRLVRELAVGAGAAVVFPEYDLSPEARYPVAIEQNYAVARWIVTEGAGQGLDASRLAVAGDSVGGNMTAALTLMAKERGDVPLVFQVLFYPVTDASFDTGSYRQFAEGYFLTREGMRWFWDQYTTDEKERAQITASPLRATADQLAGLPPALVITGEADVLRDEGEAYANKLRQAGVPVTAVRYQGIIHDFVMLNALRGTHAAEAAIGQAVAALRQALAG from the coding sequence ATGTCCGAGACGTTCACCCCGGTCACGCCCGTGCTGGAGCCGGCCGCGGCGGCGTTCGCCGAGGCCACGTCGCAGCCGCCGTTCCTGTACCAGCTTCCCCCTGCCGAAGGCCGCAGGACGGTCGAGGAGGTGCAGTCGGGCGAGATCGCCGAGCCCGCCGTGGACGAGGAGTGGATCACCGTACAGGGCGGGCCGACGGGCAGCGTGCGCGCCCGCGTCGTCCGGCCCGCAGGCACGACCGGCACACTGCCGGTCGTGCTCTACATCCACGGCGCCGGCTGGGTGTTCGGCAACGCCCGCACCCACGACCGGCTCGTCCGCGAGCTCGCCGTGGGCGCCGGCGCCGCCGTGGTCTTCCCCGAGTACGACCTGTCGCCCGAGGCGCGTTACCCGGTCGCCATCGAGCAGAACTACGCGGTGGCCCGCTGGATCGTCACCGAGGGCGCCGGCCAGGGCCTGGACGCCTCCCGCCTGGCCGTGGCGGGCGACTCGGTCGGCGGGAACATGACGGCCGCGCTGACGTTGATGGCCAAGGAGCGCGGGGACGTGCCGCTGGTGTTCCAGGTGCTGTTCTACCCGGTCACGGACGCGAGCTTCGACACCGGCTCCTACCGCCAGTTCGCCGAGGGGTACTTCCTGACCCGCGAGGGGATGCGGTGGTTCTGGGACCAGTACACGACCGACGAGAAGGAGCGCGCCCAGATCACGGCGTCGCCGCTGCGCGCCACCGCCGACCAGCTCGCCGGGCTGCCGCCGGCGCTCGTCATCACCGGTGAGGCGGACGTCCTGCGCGACGAGGGCGAGGCGTACGCGAACAAGCTGCGCCAGGCGGGCGTGCCCGTGACCGCCGTCCGCTACCAGGGGATCATCCACGACTTCGTCATGCTGAACGCGCTGCGCGGCACCCACGCGGCCGAGGCGGCGATCGGCCAGGCGGTCGCCGCGCTGCGCCAGGCGCTGGCCGGCTGA
- a CDS encoding SulP family inorganic anion transporter, translating to MTRLAAGLRGPLNAPREITAGVTLAALAIPLNIGYAQIAGLPPVAGLYAAIAPMLVFALFCSSRQLVASPDAPIAALIASLLVAIAARPGSPQYVELAYAQALVCAVVFLLFYAFKLGFLANFLSEPVLVGFIAGLAVEILTSQVKKILGIGTTAERFFPELWEIVTKLPQAHPWSVVVGVATMAVIIALRRYAPALPGPLIALVAATAVVAWAGLDRHGVSVLGHVPSGLPVPHWPSITLGQWAALIPGALAICAVTLADGLLTARRYAEQHGYRLDADTELRAFGLANVAGGLTQSMTVGSSASRTAAMDATGSRSQLPSVVCALVVAVLVAFCSGVLAYLPNTALAGIVAVAVVRLIDAGKLAELWRLRRSEFWIAVVCLLGVPVLGSLTAVVIAFLLSAVDVVRRASRPGTATLRPGEHGRYVRGPVQGPLVVYRFESRLFFANAGTFKSEITRLAEAGARWIVLDAEAITDVDTTGAAALRETIAALRERGVTLVVARATSGLRRLLDHYGLTGLTYYDSNEAAAAAHRESDHG from the coding sequence GTGACGCGCCTCGCCGCCGGCCTCCGCGGCCCGCTGAACGCGCCACGGGAGATCACCGCCGGAGTCACGCTGGCCGCGCTGGCCATCCCGCTCAACATCGGCTACGCCCAGATCGCCGGGCTGCCACCGGTGGCCGGCCTGTACGCGGCCATCGCGCCGATGCTGGTGTTCGCGCTGTTCTGCTCCTCGCGCCAGCTCGTCGCCAGCCCGGACGCGCCGATCGCCGCGCTCATCGCCTCCCTGCTCGTCGCGATCGCCGCTCGCCCCGGCAGCCCGCAGTACGTCGAGCTGGCCTACGCGCAGGCGCTGGTCTGCGCGGTGGTGTTCCTGCTCTTCTACGCCTTCAAGCTGGGTTTCCTGGCGAACTTCCTGTCCGAGCCCGTCCTGGTCGGCTTCATCGCCGGGCTGGCCGTCGAGATCCTCACCAGCCAGGTCAAGAAGATCCTCGGCATCGGCACCACCGCCGAGCGGTTCTTCCCCGAGCTGTGGGAGATCGTCACCAAGCTCCCGCAGGCCCACCCGTGGAGCGTCGTCGTCGGCGTCGCCACCATGGCCGTGATCATCGCTTTGCGCCGGTACGCCCCGGCGCTGCCGGGCCCGCTGATCGCGCTGGTGGCCGCCACGGCGGTGGTGGCCTGGGCGGGGCTCGACCGGCACGGCGTGTCGGTGCTCGGCCACGTCCCGTCCGGGCTGCCGGTGCCGCACTGGCCGTCGATCACGCTGGGCCAGTGGGCGGCGCTGATCCCCGGCGCCCTCGCCATCTGCGCCGTCACCCTGGCCGACGGGCTGCTCACCGCCCGCCGCTACGCCGAGCAGCACGGCTACCGGCTCGACGCCGACACCGAGTTGCGCGCCTTCGGCCTGGCCAACGTGGCCGGCGGGCTCACCCAGTCGATGACCGTCGGCTCCAGCGCCTCGCGCACCGCGGCCATGGACGCCACCGGCTCCCGCTCCCAGCTGCCCAGCGTCGTCTGCGCGCTCGTGGTCGCCGTGCTGGTCGCGTTCTGCTCCGGCGTGCTCGCCTACCTGCCCAACACCGCGCTGGCGGGCATCGTGGCGGTCGCCGTCGTCCGGCTCATCGACGCCGGCAAGCTGGCCGAGCTGTGGCGGCTGCGCCGATCGGAGTTCTGGATCGCGGTGGTGTGCCTGCTCGGCGTGCCCGTGCTCGGCTCGCTCACCGCCGTCGTCATCGCCTTCCTGCTGTCGGCCGTGGACGTCGTGCGCCGCGCCTCCCGGCCCGGCACCGCCACCCTGCGCCCGGGCGAGCACGGCCGCTACGTCCGCGGGCCCGTCCAGGGCCCGCTCGTGGTGTACCGCTTCGAGAGCCGGCTCTTCTTCGCCAACGCCGGCACGTTCAAGAGCGAGATCACCCGCCTCGCCGAGGCGGGCGCCCGGTGGATCGTCCTGGACGCCGAGGCCATCACCGACGTCGACACCACCGGCGCGGCGGCCCTGCGCGAGACCATCGCCGCGCTGCGGGAGCGCGGCGTCACCCTCGTCGTCGCCCGCGCCACCTCCGGCCTGCGCCGCCTGCTGGACCACTACGGCCTGACCGGGCTCACCTACTACGACTCCAACGAGGCCGCGGCCGCCGCCCACCGGGAGAGTGATCATGGGTAA
- a CDS encoding dihydrofolate reductase family protein, whose amino-acid sequence MGRFVYAMQVSLDLRIEQVPGDNGAGEWLRLDEELHRAANALTRELALMVHGRVYYEVMEEFWPRSGQDTTLPDFMREYGEIWTAKPKVLVSRTRRSADHNTRIIGGDDAIEQLAALRAGTDGAISVGGAALATQLLKVGLLDELLLFTHPAILGFGRPLFDDYDLPIDLDLLEQRSFRQGVTMHRYAVLDAKEAGSC is encoded by the coding sequence ATGGGCCGCTTCGTCTATGCGATGCAGGTCTCCCTCGACCTGCGGATCGAGCAGGTTCCCGGGGACAACGGCGCCGGTGAGTGGCTGCGCCTCGACGAGGAGCTGCACCGCGCGGCCAACGCGCTGACGCGAGAGCTCGCTCTCATGGTCCACGGCCGGGTCTACTACGAGGTCATGGAGGAGTTCTGGCCACGGTCGGGCCAGGACACGACGCTGCCCGACTTCATGCGGGAGTACGGCGAGATCTGGACGGCCAAGCCCAAGGTGCTCGTCTCCCGCACCCGCCGCAGCGCCGATCACAACACCCGCATCATCGGCGGCGACGACGCGATCGAGCAGCTCGCCGCCCTGCGGGCCGGGACCGACGGCGCCATCAGCGTGGGCGGCGCGGCGCTCGCCACGCAGCTGCTCAAGGTGGGGCTGCTCGACGAGCTGCTGCTCTTCACCCATCCCGCGATCCTCGGCTTCGGCAGGCCGCTGTTCGACGACTACGACCTCCCGATCGATCTCGACCTGCTCGAACAACGATCGTTCCGGCAGGGCGTCACGATGCACCGCTACGCCGTCCTGGACGCCAAGGAGGCGGGCTCGTGCTGA
- a CDS encoding winged helix-turn-helix transcriptional regulator: MEPRSGCPVNAAVEVLGDRWSLLVLRDVIFGDRRYFRALLTGSAEGIASNILADRLVRLVEAGLLTRGTAARGQRARYSLTEAGIRTLPIIQALGDWGLDWREGGDELRGRQRFLRDAGPAFLEELMDELRVRHLGAPPKPHDGPGPFERLEAVTGVSRPGRADLSTGTAGRRPGAAAG; the protein is encoded by the coding sequence GTGGAACCACGGTCCGGGTGTCCGGTCAACGCCGCCGTCGAGGTGCTCGGCGATCGCTGGTCGCTGCTCGTGCTGCGCGACGTCATCTTCGGCGACCGCCGCTACTTCCGGGCGCTGCTCACCGGATCGGCTGAGGGCATCGCGTCGAACATCCTCGCCGACCGGCTCGTCCGGCTCGTCGAGGCGGGGCTGCTCACCCGCGGCACCGCCGCGCGGGGCCAGCGCGCCCGCTACAGCCTCACCGAAGCCGGCATCCGGACCCTGCCGATCATCCAGGCCCTCGGCGACTGGGGTCTCGACTGGCGCGAGGGCGGCGACGAGCTGCGGGGCCGGCAGCGGTTCCTGCGCGACGCGGGCCCGGCGTTCCTCGAAGAGCTGATGGACGAGCTGCGCGTCCGCCACCTCGGCGCCCCGCCGAAGCCGCACGACGGCCCTGGCCCGTTCGAGCGCCTGGAGGCGGTCACCGGCGTCAGCCGGCCAGGCCGCGCAGACCTCTCGACAGGAACAGCAGGGCGAAGACCAGGAGCAGCAGCAGGCTGA
- a CDS encoding response regulator transcription factor: MSARYRAVLGEDQPIVREGVTAMLSRAGVEVVASVGDAVELVQVAAAEQPDVVITDIRMPPQLTDDGLRAALKIRADRPQTAVIVLSQFLDPSYALDLVGDDPVGVGYLLKEKVAGAQVLTDAIERVVSGGSALDPDVISSLVTRRRKADPLDELTPREKEVLALMAEGHSNGGIAAKLFVTVPAVERHVTGIFMKLGLQQTDSTQHRRVLAVLRYLQR; encoded by the coding sequence ATGAGCGCACGATATCGGGCCGTACTCGGCGAGGATCAACCCATCGTGCGCGAGGGTGTCACCGCCATGCTCTCCCGGGCCGGCGTCGAGGTCGTCGCGTCCGTGGGCGACGCCGTCGAGCTGGTGCAGGTGGCCGCCGCCGAGCAGCCGGACGTGGTGATCACCGACATCCGGATGCCGCCGCAGCTCACCGACGACGGCCTGCGGGCGGCACTCAAGATCAGGGCCGATCGGCCGCAGACGGCGGTGATCGTGCTCTCGCAGTTCCTCGACCCGTCCTACGCCCTCGACCTCGTGGGAGACGACCCGGTCGGCGTCGGTTACCTGCTGAAGGAGAAGGTGGCCGGCGCGCAGGTGCTCACCGACGCGATCGAACGCGTGGTGAGCGGCGGCTCCGCGCTCGATCCCGACGTCATCTCCAGCCTGGTGACGCGCAGGCGCAAGGCCGATCCGCTGGACGAGCTCACCCCACGGGAGAAGGAGGTCCTCGCCCTGATGGCCGAGGGCCACTCGAACGGGGGGATCGCGGCGAAGCTCTTCGTCACCGTCCCCGCCGTGGAGCGGCACGTCACCGGCATCTTCATGAAGCTCGGGCTCCAGCAGACGGACTCCACGCAGCACCGCCGGGTCCTGGCGGTGCTGCGGTACCTGCAGCGCTGA
- a CDS encoding SDR family NAD(P)-dependent oxidoreductase, translating into MRNIVLITGASSRSGARTARALADAGDTVYAGMRQTAGRDAAQAEAAAGYAAQRGVDLRVIELDVNLPESVNAAIHRLVAAHGRIDVLIHHAGHLGTGPAGALTPEQLAELNEVNVLSAQRINRAALPYLRAGGRGLVIWVFGPEPASAPYFAVEAAMDYLAVSYSAELARWGVETSIVAPGSPAGRSGRLCGEIARIVALPAGRRPYRVRLDVPPSAPDTSAYGAALSAAGTAAPPGPGGAAWSPSAGARAS; encoded by the coding sequence TTGCGTAACATCGTCCTGATCACCGGGGCCTCCAGCCGCTCCGGCGCCCGCACCGCCCGCGCTCTGGCCGACGCCGGCGACACCGTCTACGCCGGCATGCGGCAGACCGCCGGCCGCGACGCGGCCCAGGCCGAGGCCGCCGCCGGCTACGCCGCCCAGCGGGGCGTGGACCTGCGCGTGATCGAGCTGGACGTCAACTTACCGGAATCCGTCAACGCCGCGATCCACCGGCTCGTCGCCGCGCACGGCCGCATCGACGTCCTGATCCACCATGCCGGTCACCTGGGCACCGGCCCGGCCGGGGCGCTGACGCCCGAGCAGCTCGCCGAGCTGAACGAGGTGAACGTGCTGTCGGCCCAGCGGATCAACCGGGCCGCGCTGCCGTACCTGCGGGCGGGCGGCAGGGGCCTGGTGATCTGGGTCTTCGGCCCCGAGCCTGCTTCGGCGCCGTACTTCGCGGTGGAGGCCGCGATGGACTACCTGGCCGTGAGCTACTCCGCCGAGCTCGCCCGCTGGGGAGTGGAGACCTCGATCGTGGCTCCCGGCTCGCCCGCCGGCCGTTCCGGCCGCCTCTGCGGCGAGATCGCGCGTATCGTCGCGCTTCCCGCCGGCCGGCGCCCCTACCGGGTGCGCCTCGACGTACCGCCGTCGGCGCCCGACACCTCCGCGTACGGGGCGGCCCTCAGCGCTGCAGGTACCGCAGCACCGCCAGGACCCGGCGGTGCTGCGTGGAGTCCGTCTGCTGGAGCCCGAGCTTCATGA
- a CDS encoding LytR/AlgR family response regulator transcription factor: protein MSVNVVVVDDDPGFRRIARTLLTVRGLHVVAESPDGAAAIAAVREHRPDGVLLDLHLPGEDGLAVARALAREGHPPRVVLTSTDPWAWSQEELADAGILRFVAKDRLFDTDLKALFSPEG from the coding sequence GTGTCAGTCAACGTGGTGGTCGTCGATGACGATCCCGGATTCCGTCGCATCGCGAGGACCCTGCTGACCGTACGCGGGCTGCACGTCGTCGCCGAGTCGCCGGACGGGGCGGCGGCGATCGCGGCGGTCCGGGAGCACCGCCCCGACGGCGTGCTGCTCGATCTGCACCTGCCCGGCGAGGACGGCCTCGCCGTCGCCCGGGCGCTGGCCAGGGAGGGACACCCGCCGCGCGTCGTGCTGACCTCCACCGATCCCTGGGCGTGGTCGCAGGAGGAGCTCGCCGACGCCGGGATCCTGCGCTTCGTGGCCAAGGACCGGCTGTTCGACACCGATCTGAAGGCCCTGTTCTCGCCCGAGGGTTGA
- a CDS encoding MBL fold metallo-hydrolase has protein sequence MLRQVAEGVLVHESAFVRSNAVVVRGRDGVLLIDPGVTGAELGCLADDLRALGQPVVAGFSTHPDWDHLLWHPRLGEAPRYGTARCAATVRDQLADADAKQRIADHLLETEIAGQVPLDLLGLVTGLPAGTGQVPWDGPRVRIIEHQAHAPGHAALLIEERGVLVAGDLLSDVLVPMLDLDGTDPIEDYLAALRLLEGVAGEVEVVVPGHGSVGGSGQARERIARDRAYVLALRDGRDPDDPRIGPSAEPGWEWVSDVHEGQLHRLTR, from the coding sequence GTGCTGAGGCAGGTCGCGGAGGGGGTGCTGGTCCACGAGAGCGCGTTCGTGCGGAGCAACGCCGTCGTGGTGCGGGGCCGGGACGGGGTGCTGCTCATCGACCCCGGGGTGACCGGCGCCGAGCTCGGCTGCCTCGCCGACGACCTGCGCGCGCTGGGGCAGCCGGTGGTGGCGGGCTTCTCCACGCATCCGGACTGGGATCACCTGCTCTGGCATCCCCGGCTCGGCGAGGCGCCCCGCTACGGCACGGCGCGCTGCGCGGCCACCGTCCGCGACCAGCTCGCGGACGCCGACGCGAAGCAGCGCATCGCCGACCACCTGCTCGAGACCGAGATCGCCGGGCAGGTGCCGCTGGACCTGCTCGGCCTCGTCACCGGCCTGCCCGCCGGCACCGGACAGGTCCCGTGGGACGGCCCGCGAGTGCGGATCATCGAGCACCAGGCGCACGCCCCGGGCCACGCGGCGCTGCTGATCGAGGAACGCGGCGTGCTCGTCGCCGGCGACCTGCTCTCCGACGTCCTGGTCCCGATGCTCGACCTGGACGGCACGGACCCGATCGAGGACTACCTCGCCGCGCTGCGGCTGCTGGAGGGCGTGGCGGGCGAGGTCGAGGTCGTCGTCCCCGGCCACGGCTCCGTCGGCGGCTCCGGCCAGGCGCGGGAGCGGATCGCGCGGGACCGGGCGTACGTGCTGGCGCTGCGTGACGGCCGGGACCCCGACGACCCGCGGATCGGCCCCTCGGCCGAGCCCGGCTGGGAGTGGGTGAGCGACGTGCACGAAGGGCAGCTCCACCGCCTCACCCGGTGA
- a CDS encoding CHASE3 domain-containing protein, translated as MIRLSPRAPDSGPVPRLGLTRLTIAASGLLALLIGVAFAVLMWAIADANSSTSARRASRSALVEAGNLEQLVLDLETGQRGFVITKREEFLEPWQRARREFPEQERRFTETATSPSQRRIAEQIRQGVDSLVNDYSVPLVEAVRRRDATASGLAATAEGKRRVDALRARFDQYTADERAELAAREDAAGSNARRAVIAAGAGLAATTALVAGFTVLQHRAVVRPVRGVAAAAGRLAGGDLGVRIAPSKVAEIGALGTSFNTMAASLQDSRRRIMESVEAVHRRTARDLHDGAQQRLVSLMIGLRLARELVPETEPAATELMDQSIAHAQEAIDELRELARGIYPLVLTVKGLEAAVRELASRCPVPTVVDSDLDRRIGGAVESNAYFVVAEAVTNAVKHAQASQIDISLELGEALRIRVADDGVGGVGAGAAGSGLTGLADRVAAFDGTLTIESPPGGGTTILARIPVP; from the coding sequence ATGATCCGTCTCTCCCCGAGAGCCCCTGACTCCGGACCCGTCCCGCGGCTGGGCCTCACCCGTCTCACGATCGCGGCGAGCGGCCTGCTCGCGCTGCTGATCGGGGTCGCGTTCGCCGTCCTGATGTGGGCGATCGCCGACGCCAACAGCTCCACCTCGGCCAGGCGGGCCTCCCGGTCCGCCCTGGTCGAGGCCGGCAACCTGGAACAACTCGTCCTCGATCTGGAGACGGGGCAGCGCGGCTTCGTGATCACCAAGCGGGAGGAGTTCCTGGAGCCGTGGCAGCGGGCGCGCAGGGAGTTCCCCGAGCAGGAGCGCAGGTTCACCGAGACGGCCACCTCCCCCAGTCAGCGGCGCATCGCCGAGCAGATCAGGCAGGGCGTCGACTCGCTGGTGAACGACTACTCGGTGCCGCTGGTGGAGGCCGTGCGGCGGCGTGACGCCACCGCGTCCGGCCTGGCGGCGACGGCCGAGGGCAAGCGGCGCGTGGACGCCCTGCGCGCCCGGTTCGACCAGTACACGGCGGACGAGCGTGCCGAGCTGGCCGCGCGCGAGGACGCCGCGGGGAGCAACGCACGGCGGGCGGTGATCGCGGCGGGCGCGGGGCTGGCGGCGACGACCGCGCTGGTGGCGGGGTTCACGGTGCTCCAGCACCGCGCCGTCGTGCGGCCGGTGCGCGGGGTGGCCGCCGCGGCGGGACGGCTGGCCGGCGGTGACCTCGGCGTGCGGATCGCCCCCAGCAAGGTGGCGGAGATCGGCGCGCTGGGCACCTCCTTCAACACCATGGCCGCCTCGTTGCAGGACAGCCGCAGGCGCATCATGGAGAGCGTCGAGGCGGTGCACCGGCGTACGGCCCGCGACCTGCACGACGGGGCGCAGCAACGGCTGGTCAGCCTGATGATCGGGCTCAGGCTGGCGCGCGAGCTGGTCCCCGAGACCGAGCCGGCCGCCACCGAGCTGATGGACCAGTCGATCGCCCACGCGCAGGAGGCCATCGACGAGCTGAGGGAGCTGGCCAGGGGCATCTACCCGCTGGTGCTGACGGTCAAGGGCCTGGAGGCGGCGGTGCGGGAGCTGGCGTCCCGCTGCCCGGTGCCGACCGTGGTGGACAGCGACCTCGACCGCAGGATCGGCGGGGCCGTCGAGTCCAACGCCTACTTCGTCGTGGCCGAGGCGGTGACGAACGCGGTCAAGCACGCCCAGGCGTCCCAGATCGACATCTCGCTCGAACTCGGGGAGGCCCTGCGGATCCGGGTCGCCGACGACGGGGTCGGCGGGGTGGGCGCCGGCGCGGCGGGCAGTGGCCTCACCGGGCTGGCCGACCGCGTGGCGGCCTTCGACGGCACGCTGACCATCGAGTCGCCCCCGGGCGGCGGCACGACGATCCTGGCCCGGATCCCGGTCCCGTAA
- a CDS encoding macrolide family glycosyltransferase: protein MSTVAFLNLALHGHVNPTLPVVAELVRRGHTVTYHTSPAFAREIEAAGAIVHRHPGGDRPLPDPPLPVTMLDGLARTAADLLPAVLADLRRIRPDLIVHGSACPWGAVAARELGVPAAAAYTTFAFDRHAPSPTRASWELLGAAAARPRTVRGYLRARWGLSRRYDTRGLPLIDLANVREPLNLVFTSRMFQPGAGAFDGSYRFVGPSLGARPPDPSFPADRLRDPVVYASLGTVFDAGPELLRTLAAALAPLGGTVVVSTGRTDPAALEPLPADVLARRRVPQPEVLARAALFVTHGGMNSVNEALYAGVPMLVLPQGADQPMVAGRVVELGAGLALPPQDVTAEAVRALAGRLLGEPRFRSAAAAVRRAQRDAGGYLRAADELESYLRRAGRAAVPQGC from the coding sequence ATGAGCACCGTCGCCTTCCTCAACCTCGCCCTGCACGGGCACGTCAACCCGACGCTGCCGGTCGTGGCCGAGCTGGTCCGCCGTGGCCACACCGTCACCTATCACACCTCGCCCGCCTTCGCCCGGGAGATCGAGGCCGCCGGCGCGATCGTGCACCGCCATCCCGGCGGCGACCGGCCGCTGCCCGACCCGCCGCTGCCGGTGACGATGCTGGACGGGCTCGCGCGCACCGCCGCGGACCTGCTGCCCGCCGTGCTGGCGGACCTGCGGCGGATCCGGCCCGACCTGATCGTGCACGGCTCCGCCTGCCCGTGGGGCGCGGTCGCCGCCCGCGAGCTGGGGGTGCCGGCTGCTGCGGCGTACACCACGTTCGCGTTCGACCGGCACGCGCCGAGCCCCACCCGCGCCTCGTGGGAGCTGCTGGGCGCGGCGGCGGCCCGGCCCCGCACCGTCCGGGGCTACCTGCGGGCGCGGTGGGGGCTCTCGCGCCGCTACGACACCCGCGGGTTGCCGCTGATCGACCTGGCGAACGTGCGCGAGCCGCTCAACCTGGTCTTCACCTCGCGGATGTTCCAGCCGGGGGCCGGCGCCTTCGACGGGTCCTACCGGTTCGTCGGCCCGAGCCTGGGCGCGCGCCCGCCCGACCCGTCGTTCCCGGCTGATCGCCTGCGCGATCCGGTGGTGTACGCCTCGCTGGGCACCGTCTTCGACGCCGGTCCTGAGCTGCTGCGCACCCTGGCCGCCGCGCTCGCCCCGCTGGGCGGCACCGTGGTCGTCTCCACCGGGCGCACCGACCCCGCCGCGCTGGAGCCGTTGCCGGCCGACGTCCTGGCGCGGCGCCGCGTACCGCAGCCGGAGGTGCTGGCGCGTGCGGCGCTGTTCGTCACGCACGGGGGGATGAACAGCGTGAACGAGGCCCTGTACGCCGGGGTGCCGATGCTGGTGCTGCCGCAGGGCGCCGACCAGCCGATGGTGGCCGGGCGGGTCGTCGAGCTCGGCGCCGGCCTGGCCCTGCCTCCCCAGGACGTCACCGCAGAAGCGGTGCGGGCCCTGGCCGGGCGTCTGCTCGGCGAGCCCCGCTTCCGGAGCGCGGCGGCCGCCGTGCGGCGGGCCCAGCGCGACGCGGGCGGCTACCTGCGCGCCGCCGACGAGCTGGAGAGCTACCTGCGCCGGGCCGGGCGGGCGGCAGTGCCGCAGGGGTGCTGA
- a CDS encoding GAP family protein yields the protein MGKAFADMLPYTLGLIVSPFPVVAVIALLISANGRAKALLFEVTWLVMSWVVLLALITFLGATGHAKPAWVSWVALAAGILLLLMALSGIRRAARRRQRAAPEVPRWIAAMDTLTPPRIVGVAALLIIANPVNLASLAGGAIAAAREPLPLGRQLVLAAVFVVIGSLGVLAPYATALTGGGERRLQWMRGWLIRHNGALSLLLLLVFALLFLSRGLRGLAG from the coding sequence ATGGGTAAGGCGTTCGCCGACATGCTGCCCTACACGCTGGGGCTGATCGTCTCGCCGTTCCCCGTCGTGGCCGTCATCGCCCTGCTGATCAGCGCCAACGGCCGCGCCAAGGCCCTGCTGTTCGAGGTCACCTGGCTGGTCATGAGCTGGGTCGTGCTGCTCGCCCTGATCACGTTCCTGGGCGCCACCGGGCACGCCAAGCCCGCCTGGGTCTCCTGGGTCGCCCTGGCCGCCGGGATCCTCCTGCTGCTCATGGCGCTCTCCGGGATCCGCCGGGCCGCCCGGCGCAGGCAGCGCGCGGCCCCCGAGGTGCCGCGCTGGATCGCCGCCATGGACACCCTGACCCCGCCCAGGATCGTCGGCGTGGCGGCGCTGCTCATCATCGCCAACCCGGTCAACCTCGCCTCCCTGGCCGGCGGCGCCATCGCCGCCGCCCGCGAGCCTCTGCCCCTCGGCCGGCAGCTCGTGCTCGCCGCCGTCTTCGTCGTCATCGGCAGCCTCGGCGTGCTCGCCCCCTACGCCACCGCGCTCACCGGAGGCGGCGAACGGCGGCTCCAGTGGATGCGCGGCTGGCTGATCCGGCACAACGGCGCCCTCAGCCTGCTGCTGCTCCTGGTCTTCGCCCTGCTGTTCCTGTCGAGAGGTCTGCGCGGCCTGGCCGGCTGA